The Monodelphis domestica isolate mMonDom1 chromosome 7, mMonDom1.pri, whole genome shotgun sequence genome window below encodes:
- the LOC103097851 gene encoding neuropeptide FF receptor 1-like isoform X2, translated as MDTTYFTSSANGENTTLQAMASNHSLGELSWEELEKLLFFFAKEPVAISLTALYLLSFSVGLAGNTASLWVLLAGERRRAGRSGTAREGPSPTRRLLANLAVCDLLVVCICMPLTVGNVLYKAWVFGDFLCRAAPFVQALTVAASALSLTAISLHRYYGVRRPLRARASCTRGRALATILSVWAVSAAICLPLAFANRRDEIELVEGLPLAFPICREVWPGARLKQAYSCLLFGLLYCLPVLFNLALGWLTVKRLQDPPGPWARGSQEGEGPWPMLPALPASRLKVRQRVAHMVMALVALFAVTWLPIYLLDIWIDFHTPDWSHGKPTTAWVLQLRPFAQWLGLTNSSLNPLCYCFVGSLARTARQKTVLKS; from the exons ATGGATACCACCTACTTTACCTCCTCCGCTAACGGAGAGAACACTACCCTGCAGGCAATGGCCAGCAACCACAGTTTGGGAGAGCTCAGCTGGGAGGAGCTGGAAAAACTACTCTTCTTTTTCGCCAAAGAGCCGGTGGCCATCAGCCTCACAGCACTCTACCTGCTCTCCTTTTCCGTGGGGCTAGCTGGCAACACCGCGTCCCTGTGGGTGCTGTTGGCAGGGGAGAGGCGCAGGGCAGGACGCTCCGGGACAGCTCGGGAAGGCCCCAGTCCCACTCGCCGCCTGTTGGCCAACCTGGCGGTGTGTGACCTCTTGGTGGTGTGCATCTGCATGCCCTTGACGGTGGGCAATGTGCTCTACAAGGCCTGGGTTTTCGGGGACTTCCTGTGTCGTGCCGCGCCTTTCGTGCAAGCGCTAACTGTGGCCGCGAGTGCCCTGAGCCTCACAGCCATCAGTCTGCACAGATACTATGGCGTCCGGCGGCCTCTGCGAGCCCGGGCTTCCTGTACCCGCGGTCGTGCACTCGCCACCATCCTCTCTGTCTGGGCAGTGTCGGCTGCTATCTGTCTGCCTTTGGCTTTTGCCAACCGGAGAGATGAAATCGAGTTGGTGGAGGGGCTGCCGCTGGCCTTCCCCATTTGCCGTGAGGTGTGGCCTGGGGCACGTCTGAAGCAAGCCTATAGTTGTCTTCTCTTCGGATTGCTCTACTGCTTGCCGGTGTTGTTCAACCTGGCCTTGGGCTGGCTGACAGTGAAGAGACTCCAGGATCCACCAGGACCCTGGGCTCGAGGATCCCAGGAGGGTGAAGGGCCCTGGCCAATGCTGCCAGCCCTCCCTGCTTCCAGGCTGAAGGTGAGGCAGCGTGTGGCTCACATGGTAATGGCTCTGGTCGCCTTGTTTGCTGTCACCTGGCTGCCAATCTACCTGTTGGATATCTGGATCGACTTCCATACACCGGACTGGTCCCACGGGAAGCCTACCACAGCCTGGGTTCTGCAGCTGAGGCCTTTTGCCCAGTGGCTGGGCCTCACCAACTCCAGCCTCAACCCACTCTGTTATTGCTTCGTGGGCAGCCTGGCCCGCACCGCCCGCCAG AAGACGGTTCTGAAGTCCTAG
- the LOC103097851 gene encoding neuropeptide FF receptor 1-like isoform X1, whose protein sequence is MDTTYFTSSANGENTTLQAMASNHSLGELSWEELEKLLFFFAKEPVAISLTALYLLSFSVGLAGNTASLWVLLAGERRRAGRSGTAREGPSPTRRLLANLAVCDLLVVCICMPLTVGNVLYKAWVFGDFLCRAAPFVQALTVAASALSLTAISLHRYYGVRRPLRARASCTRGRALATILSVWAVSAAICLPLAFANRRDEIELVEGLPLAFPICREVWPGARLKQAYSCLLFGLLYCLPVLFNLALGWLTVKRLQDPPGPWARGSQEGEGPWPMLPALPASRLKVRQRVAHMVMALVALFAVTWLPIYLLDIWIDFHTPDWSHGKPTTAWVLQLRPFAQWLGLTNSSLNPLCYCFVGSLARTARQVRRRYRQRLSSLFRPSITEGTPLREGGTETEGRDEGVSVQEASSKSKEKVPFGHFPPLSKPLD, encoded by the coding sequence ATGGATACCACCTACTTTACCTCCTCCGCTAACGGAGAGAACACTACCCTGCAGGCAATGGCCAGCAACCACAGTTTGGGAGAGCTCAGCTGGGAGGAGCTGGAAAAACTACTCTTCTTTTTCGCCAAAGAGCCGGTGGCCATCAGCCTCACAGCACTCTACCTGCTCTCCTTTTCCGTGGGGCTAGCTGGCAACACCGCGTCCCTGTGGGTGCTGTTGGCAGGGGAGAGGCGCAGGGCAGGACGCTCCGGGACAGCTCGGGAAGGCCCCAGTCCCACTCGCCGCCTGTTGGCCAACCTGGCGGTGTGTGACCTCTTGGTGGTGTGCATCTGCATGCCCTTGACGGTGGGCAATGTGCTCTACAAGGCCTGGGTTTTCGGGGACTTCCTGTGTCGTGCCGCGCCTTTCGTGCAAGCGCTAACTGTGGCCGCGAGTGCCCTGAGCCTCACAGCCATCAGTCTGCACAGATACTATGGCGTCCGGCGGCCTCTGCGAGCCCGGGCTTCCTGTACCCGCGGTCGTGCACTCGCCACCATCCTCTCTGTCTGGGCAGTGTCGGCTGCTATCTGTCTGCCTTTGGCTTTTGCCAACCGGAGAGATGAAATCGAGTTGGTGGAGGGGCTGCCGCTGGCCTTCCCCATTTGCCGTGAGGTGTGGCCTGGGGCACGTCTGAAGCAAGCCTATAGTTGTCTTCTCTTCGGATTGCTCTACTGCTTGCCGGTGTTGTTCAACCTGGCCTTGGGCTGGCTGACAGTGAAGAGACTCCAGGATCCACCAGGACCCTGGGCTCGAGGATCCCAGGAGGGTGAAGGGCCCTGGCCAATGCTGCCAGCCCTCCCTGCTTCCAGGCTGAAGGTGAGGCAGCGTGTGGCTCACATGGTAATGGCTCTGGTCGCCTTGTTTGCTGTCACCTGGCTGCCAATCTACCTGTTGGATATCTGGATCGACTTCCATACACCGGACTGGTCCCACGGGAAGCCTACCACAGCCTGGGTTCTGCAGCTGAGGCCTTTTGCCCAGTGGCTGGGCCTCACCAACTCCAGCCTCAACCCACTCTGTTATTGCTTCGTGGGCAGCCTGGCCCGCACCGCCCGCCAGGTGAGACGCCGCTATCGCCAGAGGCTCAGCTCCCTGTTCAGACCCTCCATCACTGAGGGAACTCCCTTGAGGGAAGGGGGCACTGAGAcggaaggcagagatgagggggTTTCTGTGCAGGAGGCTTCTAGCAAAAGCAAGGAGAAAGTTCCCTTTGGCCATTTCCCACCTCTGAGCAAGCCCTTGGACTAG